Proteins from a single region of Deinococcus depolymerans:
- a CDS encoding proline dehydrogenase family protein, translating into MIDQLYRKAVLTVAGQKTIENAVRARGWGMAQRFVAGETPQTAIQAVHDLKKDGIMANLDLLGEFIESPAQCTQFADNVITMLDAAHADGITPYVSIKLSSVGQGKTVDGEDLGLTNARRIIRRAREYGGFVCLDMEDHPRVDQTLMQFRTLVGEFGGQHVGTVLQSYLYRTEKDRASLDDLKPNLRIVKGAYLEPETVAYPQKADVDAAYRRLVYAHMSAGNYVNVATHDESIIHDVQMYALAHGISKDAFEFQMLYGIRRDLQRNLAAAGYRVRAYIPYGRDWYPYFSRRIAETPRNAMFVLRGMLKG; encoded by the coding sequence ATGATCGACCAGCTGTACCGCAAAGCCGTCCTGACCGTCGCCGGGCAGAAAACCATCGAGAACGCCGTCCGCGCCCGCGGCTGGGGCATGGCGCAGCGTTTCGTCGCCGGGGAAACCCCCCAGACCGCCATCCAGGCCGTCCACGACCTGAAGAAAGACGGCATCATGGCGAACCTCGACCTGCTGGGCGAATTCATCGAGAGCCCCGCGCAGTGCACGCAGTTCGCCGACAACGTCATCACCATGCTCGACGCCGCGCACGCCGACGGCATCACGCCCTACGTCAGCATCAAGCTCTCCAGCGTCGGCCAGGGCAAGACCGTGGATGGTGAAGACCTGGGCCTCACGAACGCCCGGCGCATCATCCGCCGCGCCAGGGAGTACGGCGGCTTCGTGTGCCTCGACATGGAAGACCACCCCCGCGTCGACCAGACCCTCATGCAGTTCCGCACCCTCGTCGGCGAGTTCGGCGGGCAGCACGTCGGCACCGTCCTCCAGAGCTACCTCTACCGCACCGAGAAGGACCGCGCCAGCCTGGACGACCTGAAACCCAACCTCCGCATCGTGAAGGGCGCGTACCTGGAACCCGAAACGGTCGCGTACCCGCAGAAAGCCGACGTGGACGCCGCCTACCGCCGCCTCGTGTACGCCCACATGAGCGCCGGGAACTACGTGAACGTCGCCACGCACGACGAGAGCATCATCCACGACGTGCAGATGTACGCCCTGGCGCACGGCATCAGCAAGGACGCCTTCGAATTCCAGATGCTGTACGGCATCCGCCGCGACCTGCAACGCAACCTCGCCGCCGCCGGGTACCGCGTCCGCGCGTACATCCCCTACGGCCGCGACTGGTACCCCTACTTCAGCCGCCGCATCGCCGAAACGCCCCGCAACGCCATGTTCGTCCTGCGCGGCATGCTCAAAGGCTGA
- a CDS encoding MgtC/SapB family protein → MGVLSESLSLQLQLLFPLLVAALLGGLVGWEREGPRRGAGLRTHMLVGVSAALFVELAGQMIRLYLSVGGGVRFDLAGVLGAVVSGVSFLGAGTIFFAGPERGTRGLTTAASLLSTAGVGVACGLELFVLAGGATLLFLFILRPLHAVERRWLARVRDDGPGMPD, encoded by the coding sequence ATGGGTGTTCTGAGCGAGTCGCTGAGCCTGCAGCTGCAGCTGCTGTTTCCCCTGCTGGTCGCCGCGCTGCTGGGAGGGCTGGTCGGCTGGGAGCGCGAGGGACCTCGGCGCGGCGCGGGCCTGCGCACCCACATGCTGGTCGGCGTGAGCGCCGCGCTGTTCGTGGAGCTGGCCGGGCAGATGATCCGGCTGTACCTGTCGGTGGGTGGGGGCGTGCGATTCGATCTGGCCGGGGTGCTGGGCGCGGTGGTGAGTGGCGTGAGTTTCCTGGGGGCCGGCACGATCTTCTTCGCGGGGCCGGAACGGGGAACGCGCGGCCTCACCACGGCCGCGAGCCTGCTCTCGACCGCCGGGGTGGGAGTCGCCTGCGGTCTGGAGCTGTTCGTGCTGGCGGGCGGCGCGACCCTGCTCTTCCTGTTCATCCTGCGCCCGCTGCACGCCGTGGAGCGCCGCTGGCTCGCGCGGGTCCGCGACGATGGTCCGGGCATGCCGGACTGA
- the pruA gene encoding L-glutamate gamma-semialdehyde dehydrogenase, giving the protein MIKVQEYRPQSFIDFTKEENVTAYQDALKKVRAELVGKHYPMVINGERVDTAEKLTSLNPCDTSEVVGTTAKATIEDAERALQGAWAAFESWKKWDMDARARVLLKAAAILKRRRLEACALMSIEVGKNYAEADVEVAEAIDFLEYYARSAMKYSGFGSSETTWFEGEENGLMSIPLGVGVSISPWNFPCAIFIGMAAAPIVVGNCVIVKPAEDAGLIAGFMVDIMLEAGLPAGVLQFLPGVGREIGEYLTTHAKTRFITFTGSRAVGLHINEVAAKVQPGQKWIKRVIMELGGKDGMIVDETADLDVAVTAAVQGAFGFNGQKCSAMSRLIVVDSVYDDVVNAFVERAGALKVGTGEENANVTAVVNQMSFDKIKGYLEIAPDEGKVLLGGAATGEANGKQGYYVQPTIVGDVKRESRLAQEEIFGPVVSVIRARDWQDALDIANSTEYGLTGGVCSASRERLEQARAEFEVGNLYFNRKITGAIVGVQPFGGYNMSGTDSKAGGPDYLANFMQLKTVTERW; this is encoded by the coding sequence ATGATCAAAGTTCAGGAGTACCGCCCGCAGAGCTTCATCGATTTCACCAAAGAGGAAAACGTCACCGCGTATCAGGACGCCCTCAAGAAAGTCCGCGCCGAGCTGGTCGGGAAGCACTACCCGATGGTCATCAATGGCGAGCGGGTGGACACGGCGGAGAAGCTGACCAGCCTGAACCCCTGCGACACCTCGGAAGTGGTGGGAACGACGGCGAAGGCGACCATCGAGGATGCCGAGCGTGCCCTGCAGGGCGCGTGGGCGGCGTTCGAGAGCTGGAAGAAGTGGGACATGGACGCCCGCGCGCGGGTGCTGCTGAAGGCGGCCGCGATCCTGAAGCGCCGCCGCCTGGAGGCGTGCGCGCTGATGAGCATCGAGGTCGGGAAGAACTACGCCGAGGCTGACGTGGAGGTCGCGGAGGCGATCGATTTCCTGGAGTACTACGCGCGCAGCGCCATGAAGTACTCGGGCTTCGGGAGCAGCGAGACGACGTGGTTCGAGGGTGAGGAGAACGGCCTGATGAGCATTCCGCTGGGCGTGGGCGTGAGCATCAGCCCGTGGAACTTCCCGTGCGCGATCTTCATCGGGATGGCGGCCGCGCCGATCGTGGTGGGGAACTGCGTGATCGTGAAGCCCGCCGAGGACGCGGGATTGATCGCGGGGTTCATGGTGGACATCATGCTGGAGGCCGGGCTGCCCGCCGGGGTGCTGCAGTTCCTGCCCGGTGTGGGCAGGGAGATCGGGGAGTACCTGACGACGCACGCGAAGACGCGCTTCATCACGTTCACGGGGAGCCGCGCGGTGGGCCTGCACATCAACGAGGTGGCGGCGAAGGTGCAGCCCGGCCAGAAGTGGATCAAGCGCGTGATCATGGAGCTGGGCGGCAAGGACGGCATGATCGTGGACGAGACGGCCGATCTGGACGTGGCGGTGACGGCGGCGGTGCAGGGCGCGTTCGGGTTCAACGGGCAGAAGTGCAGCGCCATGAGCCGACTGATCGTGGTGGACAGCGTGTACGACGACGTGGTGAATGCCTTCGTGGAGCGCGCCGGGGCCCTGAAGGTCGGCACGGGCGAGGAGAACGCGAACGTCACGGCGGTCGTGAACCAGATGAGCTTCGACAAGATCAAAGGCTACCTGGAGATCGCGCCCGACGAGGGCAAGGTGCTGCTGGGCGGCGCGGCGACCGGCGAGGCGAACGGGAAGCAGGGGTACTACGTGCAGCCGACCATCGTGGGTGACGTGAAGCGCGAGTCGCGTCTGGCGCAGGAGGAGATCTTCGGGCCGGTCGTGTCGGTCATCCGCGCGCGGGACTGGCAGGACGCGCTGGATATCGCGAACAGCACCGAGTACGGCCTGACGGGCGGCGTGTGCAGCGCCAGCCGGGAGCGTCTGGAGCAGGCCCGCGCGGAGTTCGAGGTGGGGAACCTGTACTTCAACCGCAAGATCACCGGGGCGATCGTGGGCGTGCAGCCATTCGGCGGCTACAACATGAGCGGCACGGACAGCAAGGCGGGCGGCCCGGACTACCTGGCGAACTTCATGCAGCTGAAGACTGTGACTGAGCGCTGGTAA
- a CDS encoding cold-shock protein — translation MAVGKVKWFNAEKGFGFIQTEGSPDVFAHFSAIQSTGFKKLNEGDEVEFEVEEGQRGKGPQAKNIVVTKAAPVSEYGGGRRDDRW, via the coding sequence ATGGCTGTAGGTAAAGTGAAATGGTTTAACGCGGAGAAGGGCTTCGGTTTCATTCAGACGGAAGGGAGCCCCGACGTGTTCGCGCACTTCAGCGCCATCCAGAGCACCGGCTTCAAGAAGCTCAACGAGGGCGATGAAGTCGAGTTCGAAGTGGAAGAAGGTCAGCGCGGCAAGGGCCCGCAGGCCAAGAACATCGTGGTCACCAAGGCCGCGCCCGTCAGCGAGTACGGCGGTGGCCGCCGCGACGACCGCTGGTAA
- a CDS encoding GntR family transcriptional regulator: MTSFERPTLVRDGVYEHLRRAVLDGDLAPGERLGEVELGAQLGVSRTPIREALMRLTQDGLLVAEANKGVRVRTLSATEARDTYVVREELDGLAAALAAQHHTPTDAAALRAALDDLHAAPGSDYRAQTRLDLAFHRAITHAAHNAALNDLNRDLEQRVALIKHQTRTYNAHPQTDAQHAALLDAILARDHDAARNAARTHVRTFAALVLNDLQPRSTP; the protein is encoded by the coding sequence ATGACCTCCTTCGAGCGTCCCACCCTGGTCCGCGACGGCGTCTACGAACACCTGCGCCGCGCCGTGCTGGACGGCGACCTCGCCCCCGGCGAACGCCTGGGCGAGGTTGAACTCGGCGCGCAGCTCGGCGTGTCCCGCACCCCCATCCGCGAGGCCCTGATGCGCCTCACGCAGGACGGCCTGCTCGTCGCCGAGGCAAACAAGGGCGTGCGCGTCCGCACCCTCAGCGCCACCGAGGCCCGCGACACCTACGTCGTCCGCGAGGAACTCGACGGCCTGGCCGCCGCGCTCGCCGCGCAGCACCACACCCCCACCGACGCCGCCGCCCTGCGCGCCGCCCTGGATGACCTGCACGCCGCGCCCGGCAGCGACTACCGCGCCCAGACCCGCCTGGACCTCGCCTTCCACCGCGCCATCACGCACGCCGCGCACAACGCCGCCCTGAACGACCTGAACCGCGACCTCGAACAGCGCGTCGCGCTCATCAAGCACCAGACCCGCACGTACAACGCCCACCCGCAGACCGACGCCCAGCACGCCGCCCTGCTGGACGCCATTCTCGCCCGTGACCACGACGCCGCGCGGAACGCCGCCCGCACGCACGTCCGCACCTTCGCCGCCCTCGTCCTGAACGACCTTCAACCCAGGAGCACCCCATGA